CTCCCGCGGCGGAGTACAACATCTGGGTGGATCCCGAGGCCGCCCGCATCGTCTTCCACTCGGGCATGCCCATCCTGATGGTGGGCTGGGAGCACTGCCGCGGCGAGGCGGCGTTCGACGATGCCGGGATGGAGGAGCTCCGCCGCCTGGGCACCCCCTACGCCCGCTTCGTCCTGGACTGCAACCGCACGGCCATCGAGGTGGCCCGCCGGTGGCTGGGCGATCCAGGGCTGACCCTGCCGGACCCGGTGACCATGAGCATCGCCCTGGACCCGGCGGTGTGCATCTCCCGCAGCCGGCATTTCGTGGACGTGGAGACCGCCAGCGACCTCACCAGGGGCATGACGGTGGTGGACCGCCACGGCGTGCTCAACCGGGATCCCAATGTGGAGGTGTGCTGGGCCATCGACGTCCGGCGGTGGAAGGACACACTGTATGCGACACTTCGCTGACATGTGGTCGCGGTGACACCGTGGGCGGACGATGAAACGCCTGCGGCTGACAGTGGTCAACGAAGTGGGACTGCACGCCCGCCCGGCGGCGGTGTTCGTCTCCGAGGCGGCGCGGTTTGCCTCCCGGATTCGGGTGCGCAATGCGACCACCGACAGCGGGTGGGTGGACGCCAAGAGCATCCTCAGCGTCCTCACCCTGGGGGTGGAGCAGAACCACGAGATCGAGATCGCCGTGGAGGGGCCCGACGAGGACCAGGCGGCGGCGGCGCTGGAGCGGCTGGTTGCCTCCGACTTCGCCGGCAGGCTGTGAGTGACCCCAGGCCCCCGTGCGCAGGAGGCCAGTCTGCGGACTCGAATGGACTGGGCCGGGACTCACCGTGGAGCGCGCGCTGTCCCTGTCCGAGTTGCTGCCCCCCGGCGCCATCCGGCTGGGCGTCTCCGCCCGCGACTGGCGGGAGGCCATCGCGGCCTGCGGGGAGGCGCTGGTGGCGGCAGGGATTACGACGCCTGCCTACACGGCGGAGATGATCGCCACCGTCGAGCAGCTGGGCCCCTACATCGTCATCGCCCCGGGGATCGCCCTGGCCCACGCGCGGCCGTCGGCGGCGGTCCTGCGGCCCGGGCTGGCGTGGGTGACCCTGGCGGAGCCGGTCCCCTTCGGCCACCGGGAGAACGACCCGGTGGTCCTGGTGGTGGGGCTGGCGGCACCGGACAGCTCTTCCCACGTGCGGGCCCTGGCCACCCTGGCGGGATTGCTGGAAGACGGCCAGCGCCGACAGGCCCTGCTGGCCGCGCGGTCGGCCGAGCAGGTGCGCGCGATGATCAGTGCCTACGAACGGTCAACATCCGGCCTGGCAGGACCACAGGCCGCCGGCGGGTAAGGAGAGAGGCGATGCGCATTCTGGCGGTGTGCGGCATGGGGCTGGGCAGCGGGCTGCTGCTGCGCATGCAGGCGGAAAAGGCGCTGCGCCAGCTGGGGGTGGAGGCCGACCTGGAGGTGGCCGACATCAACGTGGCCCGCGGCCTGGCCCAGA
This genomic interval from Armatimonadota bacterium contains the following:
- a CDS encoding PTS sugar transporter subunit IIB; protein product: MRILAVCGMGLGSGLLLRMQAEKALRQLGVEADLEVADINVARGLAQNADLIITSKELAEQLGPVRARVVTITNFVDLSEMVDKLRAALAPS
- a CDS encoding PTS sugar transporter subunit IIA; translated protein: MERALSLSELLPPGAIRLGVSARDWREAIAACGEALVAAGITTPAYTAEMIATVEQLGPYIVIAPGIALAHARPSAAVLRPGLAWVTLAEPVPFGHRENDPVVLVVGLAAPDSSSHVRALATLAGLLEDGQRRQALLAARSAEQVRAMISAYERSTSGLAGPQAAGG
- a CDS encoding HPr family phosphocarrier protein, whose protein sequence is MKRLRLTVVNEVGLHARPAAVFVSEAARFASRIRVRNATTDSGWVDAKSILSVLTLGVEQNHEIEIAVEGPDEDQAAAALERLVASDFAGRL